From Zingiber officinale cultivar Zhangliang chromosome 5B, Zo_v1.1, whole genome shotgun sequence, the proteins below share one genomic window:
- the LOC121984837 gene encoding pyruvate kinase isozyme G, chloroplastic-like, which produces MAIVADIGGMAVRSMPERSNLASSRLAARIRSSFGMGWGLRSRRVSVRSMAIAERGEDAQYSGVSVDHLNPPDTVNERLTVTASNSERKTKIVCTIGPSCNTREMIWKLAEAGMNVARLNMSHGDHESHQKVIDLVKEYNAQSKDNVISIMLDTKGPEVRSGDVVQPILLNEGQEFNFTIKRGVSSGDTVSVNYDDFVNDVEVDDILLVDGGMMSLSVISKTADTVKCKVIDGGELKSRRHLNVRGKSATLPSITEKDWEDIKFGMENQVDFYAVSFVKDAKVLHELKDYLKSHNADIHIMPKIESADAIPNLDSIISASDGAMVARGDLGAELPIEDVPLLQEEIIRKCRNMRKPVIVATNMLESMINHPTPTRAEVSDIAIAVREGADAIMLSGETAHGKFPLKAVKVMHDVALKTEWSISKTVGDPIPAKMFQAVNEDSSPGHTSAMFAFHATTISNTLGTPIIVFTQTGSMAVLLSHYRPSSTIFAFTNNEIVKRRLSLYHGITPIHMEFTNDAEETFSRAIKFLLDHDHLNNKEHVTLVQSGVHSIWRQESTHRIQVRSVQA; this is translated from the exons ATGGCGATTGTGGCGGACATCGGCGGTATGGCGGTTCGGAGCATGCCGGAGCGTTCCAACCTGGCTTCGTCACGGCTTGCCGCTCGGATCCGGAGTTCTTTTGGAATGGGATGGGGCTTGCGATCCAGGCGGGTTTCGGTGAGATCGATGGCTATAGCGGAAAGGGGCGAAGACGCGCAGTACTCTGGGGTTTCCGTTGACCATCTCAACCCG CCAGACACAGTGAATGAGAGGTTGACAGTTACAGCATCAAATTCTGAAAGGAAAACAAAGATAGTTTGTACAATTGGCCCTTCATGTAACACACGTGAGATGATATGGAAACTGGCAGAGGCGGGAATGAATGTTGCAAGGCTTAATATGTCCCATGGAGATCATGAATCACATCAGAAGGTCATTGACTTGGTAAAAGAATACAACGCTCAGTCCAAGGACAACGTTATTTCCATAATGCTAGATACTAAG GGCCCTGAGGTAAGAAGTGGGGATGTGGTTCAGCCTATCTTGCTCAACGAAGGGCAAGAGTTCAATTTCACTATCAAAAGAGGAGTCAGTTCAGGAGATACTGTCAGTGTAAACTATGATGATTTTGTTAATGATGTTGAAGTTGATGACATTCTTTTGGTTGATG GAGGAATGATGTCGTTATCTGTGATATCAAAAACTGCTGACACTGTCAAATGCAAAGTAATAGACGGCGGAGAACTCAAATCAAGACGCCACTTAAATGTGAGGGGCAAGAGTGCTACACTTCCATCCATTACTG AAAAGGATTGGGAAGATATTAAGTTTGGCATGGAGAACCAAGTTGATTTTTATGCTGTGTCATTTGTGAAAGATGCTAAAGTGCTACATGAACTTAAAGACTATCTAAAAA GTCACAACGCTGATATACACATAATGCCCAAAATTGAAAGCGCTGATGCAATTCCAAATCTCGATTCAATTATATCGGCTTCAGATGGG GCAATGGTGGCTCGTGGAGACCTTGGTGCGGAACTTCCAATTGAGGATGTTCCCTTGCTGCAG GAGGAGATAATTAGAAAATGTAGAAACATGAGAAAACCAGTAATTGTAGCAACAAATATGTTAGAAAGCATGATAAACCATCCAACCCCGACCCGAGCTGAAGTTTCTGACATAGCAATTGCAGTTCGAGAAGGCGCAGATGCCATCATGCTGTCCGGAGAGACTGCACATGGAAA GTTTCCACTGAAAGCTGTTAAAGTAATGCACGATGTGGCATTGAAAACTGAATGGTCAATATCGAAAACTGTGGGGGATCCTATTCCGGCTAAAATGTTTCAG GCTGTAAATGAAGATTCTTCCCCTGGCCACACAAGCGCGATGTTTGCTTTCCATGCGACAACAATATCTAACACTCTAGGCACTCCCATTATAGTTTTCACCCAAACTGGATCCATGGCTGTGCTTCTGAGCCACTACCGACCATCGTCTACCATATTTGCATTCACCAATAA TGAAATAGTGAAGCGGAGACTGTCGTTGTATCACGGAATTACGCCTATCCACATGGAATTCACTAACGACGCAGAAGAGACATTCTCAAGGGCGATCAAATTCTTGCTG GATCATGATCACTTGAACAATAAAGAGCATGTAACCCTGGTTCAGAGTGGAGTTCACTCCATTTGGAGACAAGAGTCGACGCATCGAATTCAGGTTCGCAGTGTCCAGGCCTGA